In a single window of the Nicotiana tomentosiformis chromosome 8, ASM39032v3, whole genome shotgun sequence genome:
- the LOC138898070 gene encoding serine/threonine-protein phosphatase 7 long form homolog: MELPPMHPRHASGELLVLQGNHRSSHIWDGQCLSQTFHPIHIDDLWEFIRDHPLHPRIVRRLQRMGFYRIIEIGRFHFDWALITDMIERWRPEMHTFHLPIGEATITLEDVEVLFELLVNGIPVAYPHALRDYT; encoded by the coding sequence ATGGAGCTTCCCCCTATGCATCCCAGACATGCATCTGGAGAGCTACTGGTGCTCCAAGGCAACCATAGGTCTTCACACATCTGGGATGGGCAGTGTCTGTCCCAGACCTTCCACCCCATACATATAGACGATCtgtgggagttcattagggaccacccacTGCATCCCCGTATAGTTAGACGCCTTCAGCGGATGGGTTTTTACAGGATCATAGAGATCGGCCGGTTTCATTTCGATTGGGCGCTGATCACGGatatgatagagcggtggcgaccggagatgCACACGTTTCATCTACCCATCGGCGAGGCTACCATCACGCTAGAGGACGTGGAGGTTCTTTTCGAGTTGCTAGTTAATGGTATACCTGTAGCTTACCCACATGCTCTTAGGGACTATACATGA